DNA sequence from the Elusimicrobiaceae bacterium genome:
AAATAACTGTCCGGGTTTTTAAGTGCCATAGAAAGTCTTACATTCGGCAGGGTATCTAATTGTCCGGTAATGGTACTTTGACTGGCCGTTTTGGTATCTATATTATACTCGGCATCCGGCATAATATATTTATTATCTTGCGCTTCTCCGGGCAAAGACAAAACTAAAGCACTGGTATCATCTGCGTACGCACCGTTTTCCATATAGGCGGCCGTTTGGGCGGTTTGTAATGCTTTGGCCGGGGTCAGTAAAGTGCTCCAGCGGCTTTTATCCACCGCTCCTTGATACATGGGGATAGCAATCGCTGACAGCACTCCGATAATTAATACGACTACTAATAATTCAATTAGGGTAAAACCTCTTTTCATAATTCCTCCCAACTAAAAATAAACAACTGTTTTTTCCTTCAAAAA
Encoded proteins:
- a CDS encoding prepilin-type N-terminal cleavage/methylation domain-containing protein, giving the protein MKRGFTLIELLVVVLIIGVLSAIAIPMYQGAVDKSRWSTLLTPAKALQTAQTAAYMENGAYADDTSALVLSLPGEAQDNKYIMPDAEYNIDTKTASQSTITGQLDTLPNVRLSMALKNPDSY